One Microvirga ossetica DNA segment encodes these proteins:
- a CDS encoding alpha/beta fold hydrolase has translation MGDDFGERFLKSDTRERLRIARDPDQQDNLRTLLGNNAFEDYKRLAGKVDEGQHLGPGDRTNVIFVPGVMGSLLQSNSRGGMWWIDARTRDRIDNLKLSPDGTTDVDPEDDVGPATSDPSYDPFLVALMKEPGLGHTIFPYDWRKSLRLSAERLKNQILDTYAKNGGKEVHVVAHSMGGLMTRAMLMEYGSEVLPHIGKIVFIATPHFGSPAIAGYLKNHMWGHDMMVLLGRYLSRPTFRSLYGVLGMLPAPRGIYPGTRTNDPKPWVPDQDDADAERYLHPCANFDLYQADEWRLDLKPDEKENLQRVLDDAKRFHQEMIDAHLRLTPDERRKMLVIAGVGYQSLFRFQYEVGIFGEKAGKVTARVKGNVHREGDGRVPVASAALDKVDIRFAKGEHGSMPNIPAVYREVFRFLKGEPLELPKDMNEAMSGHLAPGGKSDAPHLDGSDRSVPVTDVDDLDPGYLQPEPADDARLSILEDELASGQRPEFARLRIL, from the coding sequence ATGGGCGATGATTTCGGTGAGAGGTTCCTCAAGTCAGACACCAGGGAACGGCTTCGTATCGCACGGGATCCCGATCAGCAGGACAATCTCCGCACACTGCTCGGAAATAATGCATTCGAGGACTACAAACGATTGGCTGGTAAGGTAGATGAAGGCCAACATCTGGGCCCAGGTGACCGAACCAACGTCATCTTCGTCCCGGGCGTGATGGGCAGCCTGCTCCAGAGCAACAGCCGCGGAGGCATGTGGTGGATCGATGCCCGGACCCGTGACCGTATTGACAATCTGAAGCTGTCTCCGGACGGAACGACCGACGTGGATCCGGAGGATGACGTAGGCCCCGCTACGAGCGATCCATCCTACGATCCGTTCCTCGTGGCCCTCATGAAGGAACCCGGCCTCGGCCATACGATCTTCCCTTACGATTGGCGCAAGTCGCTCCGGCTGAGCGCAGAGCGACTGAAGAATCAGATACTCGACACTTACGCCAAGAACGGCGGGAAAGAGGTTCACGTCGTCGCCCACAGCATGGGCGGCCTCATGACCCGCGCCATGCTGATGGAATACGGCAGCGAGGTGTTGCCGCACATAGGCAAGATCGTCTTCATCGCCACGCCTCATTTCGGCTCGCCAGCCATCGCTGGCTATCTCAAGAACCACATGTGGGGACACGACATGATGGTCCTGCTCGGCCGATATCTCAGCAGGCCGACCTTTCGCTCCCTGTACGGGGTCCTCGGCATGCTTCCGGCCCCGCGGGGTATCTATCCAGGCACGCGCACTAACGATCCGAAGCCCTGGGTTCCGGATCAGGACGATGCCGATGCCGAGCGCTACCTCCATCCCTGCGCCAACTTCGATCTCTACCAAGCGGACGAGTGGAGGCTCGATCTTAAGCCGGACGAGAAGGAGAACTTGCAGAGGGTCCTCGATGACGCAAAACGCTTTCATCAGGAGATGATCGACGCTCACCTCCGCCTCACTCCGGACGAACGCCGCAAGATGCTGGTGATCGCAGGGGTCGGCTACCAAAGCCTGTTCCGTTTCCAGTACGAAGTCGGGATCTTCGGGGAGAAAGCCGGAAAGGTAACGGCACGGGTCAAGGGCAATGTTCACCGGGAGGGTGATGGGCGCGTTCCGGTTGCTTCCGCAGCGCTCGACAAGGTGGACATCCGGTTCGCAAAGGGCGAGCACGGTAGCATGCCCAACATTCCGGCAGTCTACAGGGAGGTGTTCCGCTTCCTGAAGGGTGAGCCCCTAGAACTGCCGAAGGACATGAACGAGGCGATGAGCGGACATCTCGCGCCCGGCGGAAAAAGCGACGCACCGCACCTGGACGGTTCGGACCGATCGGTCCCCGTGACAGATGTCGACGATCTCGATCCCGGTTACTTGCAGCCGGAGCCCGCCGACGATGCCCGGCTGTCCATCCTCGAGGATGAACTAGCTTCCGGTCAGAGACCCGAGTTCGCCCGGCTGCGAATCCTGTGA
- a CDS encoding helix-turn-helix domain-containing protein: MAQAVETKQTRTKRKATAKAVPVKMKSVKRIDPASFLAFRTRLGLSLRQTAKQLDVDESTVKRWEWGSRDIPYIVGLAMAALEAGLETNCKVIVEVREVKPRGRAAVVA, encoded by the coding sequence ATGGCACAGGCAGTAGAGACGAAGCAGACCAGGACGAAAAGGAAGGCCACGGCCAAAGCGGTTCCGGTCAAGATGAAGAGCGTGAAGAGGATTGACCCGGCTTCCTTCCTCGCGTTCCGCACAAGGCTAGGACTCAGCCTCCGTCAGACCGCGAAGCAACTCGACGTGGACGAGTCCACCGTCAAGCGTTGGGAGTGGGGAAGCCGGGACATTCCCTACATCGTCGGACTGGCGATGGCCGCGTTGGAAGCCGGGCTGGAAACCAATTGCAAGGTGATCGTTGAGGTGAGGGAGGTCAAGCCGAGGGGCAGGGCCGCAGTCGTGGCCTGA
- a CDS encoding M15 family metallopeptidase — protein sequence MFRVRAFGKVPRLAAILTIAVQPMTCQVAYTQEMTARQEPIPDAVWQKMQGSSWRPNLKCPARKDLVLLTLPYLNFEGQPNLGQMIVAKSVADTVMSVFTELFESKAFRIQRMELIDKYGGDDGKSMAANNTSAFNCRLVTAGKRLSNHAFGTAIDINPIQNPWVSKGNTDPPAGREYDTPGERTADVIGIITSDGVVTKAFKGRNWGWGGDWKSLKDYQHFSENGK from the coding sequence ATGTTCCGTGTCCGTGCCTTCGGAAAGGTGCCAAGATTGGCGGCGATCCTCACGATCGCCGTCCAACCTATGACGTGCCAAGTGGCATACACCCAGGAGATGACGGCCCGCCAGGAACCCATCCCGGACGCCGTGTGGCAGAAAATGCAGGGGAGTTCCTGGCGCCCCAACCTGAAGTGCCCTGCCAGGAAGGATCTTGTCCTGCTCACGCTGCCCTATCTCAACTTCGAGGGGCAGCCGAATCTCGGGCAGATGATCGTGGCCAAAAGCGTTGCCGATACGGTGATGTCCGTCTTCACGGAATTATTCGAGAGCAAGGCTTTCCGCATTCAACGCATGGAGCTCATCGACAAGTACGGTGGCGATGATGGCAAGTCGATGGCGGCGAATAACACGAGCGCCTTCAATTGCCGCCTCGTGACGGCCGGAAAGCGCCTTTCGAACCACGCGTTCGGAACCGCGATCGACATCAACCCCATCCAGAACCCGTGGGTCAGCAAGGGTAATACCGACCCACCTGCTGGCAGGGAGTATGACACCCCAGGAGAACGCACTGCCGACGTGATCGGGATCATCACATCCGATGGCGTGGTCACGAAAGCGTTCAAGGGGCGCAATTGGGGCTGGGGAGGCGACTGGAAGAGCCTCAAGGACTATCAGCACTTCTCGGAGAACGGAAAGTAG
- a CDS encoding thiol-activated cytolysin family protein: MSGEPSLHPMAKEATKISGGSNRDQITAYFNALPAWHPPAPPERVAGPPGTPVDEFTEQGTMSCTTTPYSLTTNPDKIVTFAPDVAATWPGALMQGAGLSLGLGSFRELPIKKRAPIHLSVDLLASPNTKTVVNPSASTIRSAISDLIVPLQGKEDFGGSIAFSMSETFSLEQSLLEVGLSAKYAGSEFKAKHRAQTSREKRVLTASLIQKCFTIYIDTPQTPGALFSDDFTLEDLAEQEALGRLGKDNLPALLSSVTYGRMLYVTISSSKSFDEVKSALSASYGAGKTGAKAEYDAESRKTLNESEMRITGTGIEEENAKALILSGNVADYFSNDMDIRSVVPISFLFLNIRDLSIAAIADTAHYNITVCVPKRVDKPSDGIAQRAASLESRLQQFRDSWVNAAGNSSDFNGRREHKSQGHAHHAAISENIEWLRTHAKELAPDDRVWLLDWMPGIQATIERQWNEFRVGYETNTSDKGTQAICLNAMDLLDSQRSQAVAARNAIADRTT, from the coding sequence ATGTCAGGCGAACCTTCCCTACACCCGATGGCCAAAGAAGCCACAAAAATATCTGGAGGGAGCAACCGAGATCAGATCACGGCGTATTTTAACGCCTTACCCGCCTGGCATCCACCAGCTCCCCCTGAAAGAGTGGCAGGCCCTCCGGGCACACCAGTAGATGAATTCACCGAGCAGGGTACGATGTCCTGCACGACGACCCCATACAGTCTGACGACAAATCCCGATAAGATAGTTACATTCGCGCCGGATGTGGCCGCGACATGGCCAGGGGCACTGATGCAAGGCGCGGGTCTCTCCCTTGGGCTCGGATCCTTTCGAGAGCTGCCCATAAAGAAGCGTGCTCCGATCCACCTGTCCGTCGATCTCCTGGCTAGCCCAAACACGAAAACGGTCGTCAATCCGAGCGCTTCAACGATCAGAAGCGCCATCTCCGACTTGATCGTGCCGCTTCAAGGGAAGGAGGATTTCGGCGGATCGATCGCATTCAGCATGAGCGAGACCTTTTCGTTGGAACAGTCACTCCTGGAAGTAGGCCTGTCGGCAAAATATGCCGGGTCCGAATTCAAGGCGAAGCATCGAGCCCAGACTTCCCGTGAGAAACGAGTGTTGACGGCGTCCCTGATACAGAAGTGCTTCACAATTTACATCGACACCCCGCAGACCCCCGGCGCCCTCTTCTCAGACGACTTTACGTTGGAGGACTTGGCCGAACAGGAAGCGTTGGGGCGCCTCGGCAAGGACAACCTGCCTGCGCTGCTCAGCAGCGTCACTTACGGCCGGATGCTGTACGTCACCATTTCATCCAGCAAGAGCTTCGACGAGGTGAAGAGTGCCCTCTCGGCATCCTACGGCGCGGGGAAAACAGGTGCTAAAGCCGAATACGACGCGGAATCCAGGAAGACCCTCAACGAGTCGGAGATGAGGATCACCGGGACGGGAATCGAGGAAGAGAACGCCAAGGCGCTCATCCTGAGCGGGAATGTGGCGGACTACTTCAGCAATGACATGGATATCAGGTCGGTTGTCCCGATATCCTTCCTGTTCCTCAACATACGGGATCTGTCCATCGCCGCCATCGCGGACACAGCCCACTACAACATCACTGTCTGCGTGCCCAAACGCGTCGACAAGCCCAGCGATGGGATTGCTCAACGCGCGGCTTCCTTGGAATCGAGACTACAGCAATTCCGCGATAGCTGGGTAAACGCTGCTGGCAACTCAAGTGATTTCAATGGAAGGCGAGAACACAAGTCGCAAGGTCACGCGCATCATGCGGCCATCAGCGAAAACATCGAATGGCTGCGTACACATGCCAAGGAGTTGGCTCCCGACGACAGGGTGTGGCTGTTGGATTGGATGCCAGGCATCCAGGCCACGATAGAACGGCAGTGGAATGAATTTCGCGTTGGCTACGAAACCAACACCAGCGATAAAGGTACTCAGGCCATTTGCCTGAATGCCATGGATCTTTTGGATTCACAGAGGTCACAGGCAGTTGCGGCCAGAAATGCCATCGCCGATAGGACTACGTGA